A genomic window from Halomonas sp. LR3S48 includes:
- a CDS encoding F0F1 ATP synthase subunit delta, producing MAELSTVARPYARAAFEHARDKQALDGWSEWLDKLGQAVAVRDVQKLLSSPRFSPERKVAMLIELTEVKLDDSAKAFLDMLGEKGRLTALPAIAERFAYLRAEHDQRIEVTVVSAYALDDTQQNKLAGALKKRLNREISITTQVDPKLIGGVVLHAGDTVIDGSVRGRLNRLSEALTA from the coding sequence ATGGCGGAACTCTCTACCGTCGCGCGACCCTACGCTAGAGCGGCATTCGAACACGCACGCGATAAACAGGCGCTGGACGGCTGGTCCGAATGGCTCGACAAGCTGGGCCAGGCCGTCGCCGTACGCGACGTGCAGAAGCTACTGTCCAGCCCGCGCTTCTCGCCCGAGCGCAAGGTGGCCATGCTCATCGAGCTGACCGAGGTCAAGCTCGACGACTCGGCAAAGGCCTTCCTCGACATGCTGGGCGAAAAGGGCCGGTTGACGGCGCTTCCCGCGATCGCCGAGCGGTTCGCATATCTGCGCGCCGAGCATGACCAGCGCATCGAGGTCACCGTCGTCTCGGCCTATGCGCTCGATGACACGCAGCAGAACAAGCTCGCCGGCGCGCTCAAGAAGCGGCTGAATCGCGAAATCTCCATTACCACTCAGGTGGATCCGAAGCTTATCGGAGGCGTCGTCCTGCACGCCGGCGATACCGTCATCGACGGATCGGTGCGCGGTCGATTGAACCGCCTCTCCGAAGCTCTTACCGCTTGA
- the atpG gene encoding F0F1 ATP synthase subunit gamma — protein MAAAKEIRTQIGSIKNTQKITSAMEMVAASKMRKAQDLMRASQPYARQIRNVASHLADANPEYKHDYMVERDEVKRVGYIVVSTDRGLCGGLNVNLFKAVVKSAVAWRSEGAELDFCALGSKAGGFFRNYGGNLVAAKSGLGESPEMEDLIGSVKVMLDAYDEGRVDRLYVVYNEFVNTMTQRPVVRQLLPLAPDMGTDADDEDNKRPGSWDYLYEPDAKALLDSLLIRFIESQVYQAVVENGACEQAARMIAMKNATDNAGGLIDDLEMVYNKARQAAITQEISEIVGGAAAV, from the coding sequence ATGGCAGCTGCAAAAGAGATACGCACCCAGATCGGGAGCATCAAGAATACGCAGAAGATCACCAGCGCCATGGAAATGGTCGCTGCGTCGAAGATGCGTAAAGCACAAGATCTGATGAGGGCCAGCCAGCCTTATGCCCGGCAGATCCGCAACGTGGCCAGCCACCTTGCCGACGCCAACCCCGAGTACAAGCACGACTACATGGTCGAGCGCGACGAGGTGAAGCGGGTCGGTTACATCGTGGTGTCCACCGACCGCGGCCTGTGCGGCGGTCTGAACGTCAACCTGTTCAAGGCCGTGGTCAAGAGCGCCGTGGCGTGGCGCAGCGAGGGCGCGGAGCTCGACTTCTGCGCTCTGGGCAGCAAGGCCGGCGGTTTCTTCCGCAACTATGGTGGCAACCTGGTCGCGGCCAAGAGCGGGTTGGGCGAATCGCCCGAGATGGAGGATCTGATCGGTAGCGTCAAGGTGATGCTGGATGCCTACGACGAGGGCCGAGTGGACCGCCTCTACGTGGTGTACAACGAGTTCGTCAACACCATGACGCAAAGGCCGGTGGTTCGCCAGTTGCTGCCGCTCGCTCCCGATATGGGAACCGATGCGGACGATGAGGACAACAAGCGTCCCGGTAGCTGGGACTACCTGTATGAGCCGGATGCCAAGGCGCTGTTGGATAGCCTGCTGATTCGTTTCATCGAATCCCAGGTGTATCAGGCGGTGGTCGAGAACGGGGCCTGCGAACAGGCGGCCCGGATGATCGCCATGAAGAACGCCACCGACAACGCCGGCGGCCTGATCGACGATCTGGAGATGGTGTACAACAAGGCCCGTCAGGCCGCCATCACCCAGGAGATTTCCGAGATCGTCGGCGGCGCCGCTGCCGTATAG
- a CDS encoding F0F1 ATP synthase subunit B: MNINMTLIGQTIAFAIFVWFCIKYVWPPISTALHERQKRIAEGLDAASRASRDLELAQEQASQTLRESKEQASQILEQANKRSAQMVEEARVQARAEGERLIASARAEIDQEIQRAKDELRAQVSSLAVVGAERVLEASVDEKAHRKLLDKLAAEL, translated from the coding sequence GTGAATATCAACATGACGCTTATCGGACAAACGATCGCCTTCGCGATTTTTGTCTGGTTCTGTATCAAGTATGTGTGGCCGCCGATCAGCACCGCGCTTCACGAGCGCCAGAAGAGGATCGCCGAAGGTCTCGATGCGGCCAGCCGGGCGTCCCGTGACCTCGAGCTTGCTCAGGAGCAGGCGTCCCAGACGCTGCGTGAGAGCAAGGAGCAGGCTTCGCAGATTCTCGAGCAGGCCAACAAGCGCTCGGCGCAGATGGTCGAGGAGGCCCGCGTGCAGGCTCGTGCCGAAGGTGAGCGCCTGATCGCCAGCGCGCGTGCCGAGATCGATCAGGAAATCCAGCGTGCCAAGGACGAGCTGCGGGCTCAGGTCTCCAGTCTCGCCGTGGTCGGTGCCGAGCGCGTCCTGGAAGCCTCCGTCGACGAGAAGGCGCATCGCAAGCTGCTCGACAAGCTTGCTGCCGAACTGTGA
- the rsmG gene encoding 16S rRNA (guanine(527)-N(7))-methyltransferase RsmG produces MSDAITPQVESRLDEGLASLGIGIDGEQRERLLRLVELLHKWNRAYNLTAIRSPEEMVARHLLDSAAVLPFVGEEPLLDVGAGPGLPGLVLAILQPRLAVTLLDSNGKKVRFQRHAVMELGLGNATPVQARVEAFEPPAGGYVQVISRAFASLADFVQLTEHLLAEGGHWLAMKGPAADEEMADLDAGLTIRERHVLAVPFTAGERQLLIVERTDSNPGRL; encoded by the coding sequence ATGAGCGACGCCATCACGCCTCAGGTGGAATCGCGTCTCGACGAAGGGTTGGCTTCACTGGGCATCGGCATCGATGGAGAACAACGCGAGCGGCTGCTGCGTCTGGTCGAGCTGTTGCACAAGTGGAACCGCGCCTATAACCTCACCGCGATACGCTCACCGGAAGAAATGGTGGCCAGGCACCTGCTCGACAGCGCGGCGGTCTTGCCTTTCGTCGGCGAGGAACCGCTGCTCGACGTGGGGGCCGGGCCGGGGCTGCCGGGGCTGGTGCTGGCGATCCTGCAGCCGCGCTTGGCGGTCACGCTGCTCGATAGCAACGGCAAGAAAGTCCGCTTCCAGCGTCATGCGGTAATGGAGCTAGGGCTCGGCAACGCCACGCCCGTGCAGGCCCGGGTCGAGGCCTTCGAGCCACCGGCGGGCGGCTATGTACAGGTGATTTCGCGGGCCTTCGCCAGTCTGGCCGATTTCGTGCAGTTGACCGAGCATCTGCTGGCGGAAGGCGGGCACTGGCTGGCCATGAAGGGGCCGGCCGCCGACGAAGAGATGGCCGACCTGGATGCCGGGCTGACCATACGCGAGCGCCATGTGCTCGCCGTGCCGTTCACCGCGGGGGAGCGTCAGCTGTTGATCGTCGAGCGAACCGATTCCAACCCAGGCCGCCTGTGA
- a CDS encoding ATP synthase subunit I, which translates to MHRHPSRKRERINTTRLIGWQGAAVMSVTAIGAGIAGTEGALSALMGGLVGLIPSLYFAWRIGLVRGGRQAGRFVSNLYRAEAGKFGLTVALLAAVFAAAPPSNPIFFFVAYVAVLFTHWLAPWFKRGRPAPESR; encoded by the coding sequence ATGCACAGACACCCGAGTCGCAAGCGCGAGCGTATCAATACCACTCGTCTCATCGGGTGGCAGGGCGCAGCGGTCATGTCTGTCACGGCTATCGGGGCGGGGATAGCCGGAACCGAAGGTGCGCTGTCTGCGCTGATGGGTGGGCTGGTGGGTCTGATCCCCTCCCTCTATTTCGCCTGGCGCATCGGCTTGGTACGCGGAGGCAGGCAAGCGGGTCGCTTCGTCTCGAATCTGTACCGGGCCGAGGCAGGAAAGTTCGGTTTGACGGTGGCACTGTTGGCCGCGGTGTTCGCGGCAGCGCCCCCCTCAAACCCGATTTTCTTCTTTGTCGCATACGTGGCGGTTCTGTTCACGCATTGGCTCGCGCCCTGGTTCAAGCGTGGAAGACCGGCTCCTGAATCGAGGTAA
- the atpE gene encoding F0F1 ATP synthase subunit C — MDYIYLAASLMIGLGALGTGIGFAILGGKLLESTARQPELGDQLQTKTFLMAGLLDAVPMIGVGIAMYLIFVVAG, encoded by the coding sequence ATGGATTACATTTACCTCGCCGCTTCCCTCATGATCGGTCTGGGCGCTCTGGGTACCGGTATCGGCTTCGCCATCCTCGGCGGCAAGCTGCTCGAATCCACCGCTCGCCAGCCCGAGCTTGGCGACCAGCTGCAGACCAAGACCTTCCTGATGGCCGGTCTGCTCGACGCCGTACCGATGATCGGTGTAGGTATCGCGATGTACCTGATCTTCGTCGTCGCCGGTTAA
- the atpA gene encoding F0F1 ATP synthase subunit alpha codes for MQQLNPSEISDIIKQRIEKLDVASEARNQGTIVSVSDGIVRIHGLEDAMFGEMIEFPGSIYGMVLNLERDSVGAVVLGDYLQLEEGMTASCTGRILEVPVGPELIGRVVDPLGNPIDGKGDIDAKLTDAVEKVAPGVITRQSVDQPIQTGLKSIDAMVPIGRGQRELIIGDRQIGKSAIAVDAIINQKGKGVTCIYVAIGQKQSTIANVVRKLEEHGAMEHTIVVAAGAADPAPMQFLAPYAGCTMGEYFRDRGQDALIVYDDLTKQAWAYRQVSLLLRRPPGREAYPGDVFYLHSRLLERAARVNVDYVEKFTNGEVTGKTGSLTALPIIETQGGDVSAFVPTNVISITDGQIFLETDLFNAGVRPAINAGLSVSRVGGAAQTKIIKKLGGGVRLALAQYRELAAFSQFASDLDEATRKQLEHGQRVTELMKQKQYSPLSVAEMGVTLYAANEGFLDDVDVSKVLDFERALHDYMRSEHAELLDKINQTGDYSDEIQQGLKQGLEQFKATQSW; via the coding sequence ATGCAGCAACTGAATCCTTCCGAGATCAGCGACATCATCAAACAGCGTATCGAAAAGCTGGATGTCGCATCCGAAGCCCGCAATCAGGGCACCATCGTCAGTGTCTCCGACGGCATCGTGCGTATTCACGGCCTCGAGGACGCGATGTTCGGTGAAATGATCGAATTTCCCGGCAGCATCTACGGCATGGTGCTCAACCTCGAGCGCGACTCCGTGGGCGCCGTGGTGTTGGGCGACTACCTGCAGCTCGAAGAGGGCATGACCGCCAGCTGTACCGGTCGTATCCTCGAGGTGCCGGTGGGTCCCGAGCTGATCGGCCGCGTGGTCGACCCGCTGGGCAACCCCATCGACGGCAAGGGTGACATCGACGCCAAGTTGACCGACGCGGTGGAAAAGGTCGCCCCGGGCGTCATCACCCGTCAGTCGGTGGACCAGCCGATCCAGACCGGTCTCAAGTCGATCGACGCCATGGTGCCGATCGGCCGCGGTCAGCGTGAGCTGATCATCGGCGACCGCCAGATCGGTAAGTCCGCCATCGCCGTCGATGCCATCATCAACCAGAAGGGCAAGGGCGTCACCTGTATCTACGTGGCCATCGGTCAGAAGCAGTCGACCATTGCCAACGTGGTGCGCAAGCTCGAAGAGCACGGTGCCATGGAGCACACCATCGTGGTCGCCGCCGGCGCCGCCGACCCGGCCCCGATGCAGTTCCTGGCACCCTACGCCGGTTGCACCATGGGCGAGTACTTCCGTGACCGCGGCCAGGACGCCCTGATCGTCTATGACGACCTGACCAAGCAGGCCTGGGCCTACCGTCAGGTGTCCTTGCTGCTGCGTCGTCCGCCGGGCCGCGAAGCCTACCCGGGTGACGTCTTCTATCTCCACTCGCGTCTGCTCGAGCGTGCCGCTCGCGTCAACGTCGATTACGTCGAGAAGTTCACCAACGGTGAAGTGACCGGCAAGACCGGCTCGCTGACTGCGCTGCCGATCATCGAGACCCAGGGCGGCGACGTTTCGGCGTTCGTTCCGACCAACGTGATCTCGATCACCGACGGCCAGATCTTCCTCGAGACCGACCTGTTCAATGCGGGTGTCCGTCCGGCCATCAACGCCGGTCTGTCGGTATCCCGCGTGGGTGGTGCGGCCCAGACCAAGATCATCAAGAAGCTCGGCGGCGGTGTGCGTCTGGCTCTCGCCCAGTACCGCGAGCTGGCGGCCTTCTCCCAGTTCGCTTCCGACCTGGACGAAGCCACCCGCAAGCAGCTGGAGCACGGTCAGCGCGTCACCGAGCTGATGAAGCAGAAGCAGTATTCGCCGCTGTCGGTGGCCGAGATGGGCGTGACGCTGTACGCCGCCAACGAAGGCTTCCTGGATGACGTCGATGTCAGCAAGGTGCTGGACTTCGAGCGTGCCCTGCACGACTACATGAGGTCCGAGCACGCCGAGCTGCTCGACAAGATCAACCAGACCGGCGACTACAGCGACGAGATCCAGCAAGGGCTGAAGCAGGGTCTCGAGCAGTTCAAGGCCACTCAGAGCTGGTAA
- a CDS encoding ParB/RepB/Spo0J family partition protein, whose protein sequence is MTRKRALGRGLDALIGAGARRRENLELPEVDARLGETSEPAEAPHAAAEERLERLPLGQLCRGKYQPRRDIQPEALEELADSIRAQGVMQPIVVRPIGEARYEIIAGERRWRAAQLAELDTIPAVIREVTDEVALALALIENIQRENLNPVEEAMALKRLLEEFELTQQQVADAVGKSRAQVANLLRLLALDPEVQTLLERGDLDMGHARALLALSGAKQRRAAHEVVNKDLTVRDTEALVKRLAQGEVKKTESTPGSPDVARLETKLGELLGASVRIQHGRGGKGRLTIRYSSLDELDGILEHIR, encoded by the coding sequence ATGACGCGTAAACGCGCCCTGGGCCGAGGCCTGGATGCCCTGATCGGTGCTGGCGCCCGTCGCCGCGAGAATCTCGAACTGCCCGAGGTGGATGCCCGGCTCGGCGAGACGAGCGAGCCGGCCGAAGCCCCCCATGCCGCCGCCGAGGAGCGACTCGAGCGCCTGCCGTTGGGCCAGCTCTGCCGCGGCAAGTACCAGCCGCGCCGAGACATCCAGCCCGAGGCGCTGGAGGAGCTCGCCGATTCGATCCGTGCCCAAGGTGTGATGCAGCCCATCGTGGTGCGTCCCATCGGCGAGGCCCGCTACGAGATCATTGCCGGCGAGCGTCGCTGGCGCGCCGCCCAGTTGGCCGAGCTCGACACCATCCCGGCGGTGATTCGCGAGGTCACCGACGAGGTCGCCCTGGCGCTGGCGCTGATCGAGAACATCCAGCGCGAGAACCTCAACCCGGTCGAAGAGGCGATGGCGCTCAAGCGCCTGCTCGAGGAGTTCGAACTCACCCAGCAGCAAGTCGCCGATGCCGTGGGCAAGTCACGCGCCCAGGTCGCCAACCTGCTGCGCCTGCTGGCGCTCGATCCCGAGGTGCAGACCCTGCTCGAACGCGGCGACCTGGACATGGGACATGCCCGCGCCCTGCTCGCCCTCTCCGGGGCCAAGCAGCGTCGCGCGGCCCATGAGGTGGTCAACAAGGACCTCACCGTGCGCGATACCGAGGCGCTGGTGAAACGCCTGGCCCAGGGCGAGGTGAAAAAGACCGAGAGTACACCCGGCAGTCCCGACGTTGCGCGCCTGGAGACCAAGCTTGGCGAACTCCTGGGCGCCTCGGTGAGGATCCAGCACGGTCGTGGCGGCAAGGGCAGGCTGACGATACGCTACTCCAGCCTGGACGAGCTCGACGGTATTCTCGAGCACATTCGCTGA
- the atpD gene encoding F0F1 ATP synthase subunit beta gives MSGRIVQIIGAVIDVEFPRDDVPKVYDALKVSTAETVLETQQQLGDGVVRTIAMGSTEGLKRGMEVANTGAAISVPVGKETLGRIMNVLGEPIDEAGEIGEQERMPIHRKPPTYAEQAASNELLETGIKVIDLVCPFAKGGKVGLFGGAGVGKTVNMMELIRNIATEHSGYSVFAGVGERTREGNDFFHEMTESNVIDKVSLVYGQMNEPPGNRLRVALTGLTIAEKFRDEGRDVLLFVDNIYRYTLAGTEVSALLGRMPSAVGYQPTLAEEMGVLQERITSTKTGSITSVQAVYVPADDLTDPSPATTFSHLDATVVLARSIAELGIYPAIDPLDSTSRQLDPLVVGEEHYNTARGVQNVLQRYKELKDIIAILGMDELSDEDKLAVSRARKIQRFLSQPFFVAEVFTGSPGKYVSLKDTIRGFQGILDGEYDNLPEQAFYMVGSIDEAVEKANQMK, from the coding sequence ATGAGCGGACGTATCGTACAAATCATCGGCGCGGTGATTGACGTAGAGTTTCCGCGGGACGATGTTCCCAAGGTCTACGACGCGCTGAAGGTCTCGACTGCCGAGACCGTGCTGGAAACCCAGCAGCAGTTGGGCGACGGCGTGGTGCGTACCATCGCCATGGGCTCCACCGAGGGCCTCAAGCGTGGTATGGAGGTCGCCAACACTGGTGCCGCCATCTCCGTGCCCGTGGGCAAGGAGACGCTGGGTCGTATCATGAACGTGCTCGGCGAGCCGATCGACGAAGCGGGTGAGATCGGTGAGCAGGAGCGGATGCCGATCCACCGCAAGCCCCCGACCTATGCCGAGCAGGCGGCTTCCAACGAGCTGCTCGAGACCGGCATCAAGGTCATCGACTTGGTCTGCCCGTTCGCCAAGGGCGGCAAGGTCGGCCTGTTCGGCGGCGCCGGGGTGGGCAAGACGGTCAACATGATGGAGCTGATCCGCAACATCGCCACCGAGCACAGCGGTTACTCCGTGTTCGCCGGTGTGGGTGAGCGGACGCGTGAGGGTAACGACTTCTTTCACGAGATGACCGAATCCAACGTTATCGACAAGGTATCGCTGGTCTACGGTCAGATGAACGAGCCGCCGGGCAACCGTCTGCGCGTGGCATTGACCGGCCTGACCATCGCCGAGAAGTTCCGCGATGAAGGCCGCGACGTGCTGCTGTTCGTCGACAACATCTACCGTTATACCCTGGCCGGCACCGAGGTCTCCGCACTGCTGGGCCGTATGCCCTCTGCGGTGGGCTATCAGCCGACCCTGGCCGAGGAGATGGGCGTTCTGCAGGAGCGTATCACTTCCACCAAGACCGGCTCGATCACCTCCGTCCAGGCCGTCTACGTGCCCGCGGACGACCTGACCGACCCGTCGCCGGCAACCACCTTCTCGCACCTGGACGCCACCGTGGTATTGGCGCGCTCCATCGCCGAGCTGGGTATCTATCCGGCCATCGATCCGCTGGACTCCACCTCGCGTCAGCTGGATCCGCTGGTGGTCGGCGAGGAGCACTACAACACCGCTCGCGGTGTGCAGAACGTGCTGCAGCGCTACAAGGAGCTCAAGGACATCATCGCGATCCTGGGCATGGACGAGCTGTCCGATGAGGACAAGCTGGCCGTGTCACGGGCGCGTAAGATCCAGCGCTTCCTGTCGCAGCCGTTCTTCGTTGCCGAAGTCTTCACCGGTTCTCCGGGCAAGTACGTGTCGCTGAAGGACACCATCCGCGGCTTCCAGGGCATCCTCGACGGCGAGTACGACAACCTGCCCGAGCAGGCCTTCTACATGGTGGGCAGCATCGACGAAGCCGTCGAGAAAGCCAACCAGATGAAGTAA
- a CDS encoding ParA family protein: MTQIIALTNQKGGVGKTTTAVNLAASLAALDRRVLLVDLDPQGHATMGSGIDKHALDGSVLDLLLGEKSAPEVMLDCPAAGYSLLPGNGDLTAAEVELLDRAEGRERSLTEALGSVAGEYDVVLIDCPPSLNMLTVNALTAANGVLIPLQCEFYALEGLSALLDTVEQIKDSVNPNLAIYGILRTMFDSRNSLTRDISKQLRDYFGEALLKTTIPRNVRVAEAPSHGLPVTKYARFSRGSQAHRVLAKELIRRLSL; the protein is encoded by the coding sequence GTGACCCAAATCATCGCCTTGACCAACCAGAAGGGCGGCGTGGGCAAGACCACTACCGCCGTCAACCTGGCCGCTAGCCTCGCCGCCCTGGATCGCCGCGTACTGCTGGTCGATCTCGACCCCCAGGGTCATGCCACCATGGGCAGCGGCATCGACAAGCATGCGCTCGATGGCAGCGTGCTCGACTTGCTGCTGGGTGAGAAGAGCGCTCCCGAGGTGATGCTCGACTGTCCCGCCGCCGGCTATTCGTTGCTGCCTGGCAACGGCGACCTCACCGCCGCCGAGGTGGAGCTGCTGGACCGGGCCGAAGGTCGCGAGCGCAGCCTGACCGAGGCCCTGGGAAGCGTCGCCGGCGAGTACGACGTGGTGCTGATCGACTGTCCGCCCTCGCTCAACATGCTCACCGTCAATGCCCTGACCGCTGCCAACGGCGTGCTGATCCCGCTGCAGTGCGAGTTCTACGCCCTGGAGGGGCTCTCGGCGCTACTCGACACCGTTGAGCAGATCAAGGACAGCGTGAACCCGAACCTGGCAATCTATGGCATCCTGCGCACCATGTTCGATAGCCGCAACAGTCTGACCCGGGACATATCCAAGCAGCTGCGCGACTATTTCGGCGAGGCGCTGCTCAAGACCACGATACCGCGCAACGTGCGGGTCGCCGAGGCGCCGAGCCACGGCCTTCCGGTGACCAAGTATGCGCGCTTCTCGCGTGGCAGCCAGGCCCACCGGGTGCTGGCCAAGGAACTGATTCGTCGCCTGTCGCTGTAG
- the atpB gene encoding F0F1 ATP synthase subunit A, translating to MAAGNEVTAASYIQHHLQNLTFGRHPENGWSIAHSAEEAREMGFWAIHLDTMGWSIAMGLLFIWLFRKAGKIATTGVPGGLQNAVEMVIEFIEGLVRSAFHGKNPIIAPLALTLFVWILLMNTLKIIPVDYFPELFIRLGVDYMKIVPTTDVNATLGMALGVFMLILFYSFKVKGVGGFARELSLTPFNHWLLIPFNLVLEIVSLVVKPFSLAMRLFGNMFAGEVIFILIALLPFWAIWLLDVPWAIFHILVITLQAFIFTMLTVVYLSAAHEHH from the coding sequence ATGGCAGCAGGTAACGAAGTTACGGCAGCGTCCTATATCCAGCATCACCTCCAGAACCTGACCTTCGGGCGCCACCCCGAGAATGGCTGGTCGATCGCCCACTCCGCCGAGGAAGCCCGTGAAATGGGCTTCTGGGCCATCCATCTTGATACCATGGGCTGGTCTATCGCCATGGGCCTGCTGTTCATCTGGTTGTTCCGCAAGGCCGGCAAGATCGCCACCACCGGCGTGCCAGGCGGGTTGCAGAACGCCGTCGAGATGGTCATCGAATTCATCGAGGGCCTGGTGCGCTCCGCCTTCCACGGCAAGAACCCCATTATCGCGCCGCTGGCACTGACGCTGTTCGTGTGGATCCTGCTCATGAACACGCTGAAGATCATTCCGGTCGATTACTTTCCGGAGCTGTTCATACGCCTTGGCGTCGACTACATGAAGATCGTACCCACGACCGACGTCAACGCTACCTTGGGCATGGCGCTGGGCGTGTTCATGCTGATTCTCTTCTACAGCTTCAAGGTCAAGGGAGTCGGCGGCTTCGCCCGCGAACTCTCGCTGACACCGTTCAACCACTGGCTGCTGATCCCGTTCAACCTGGTTCTCGAAATCGTGAGCCTGGTCGTCAAGCCCTTCAGTCTGGCCATGCGACTGTTCGGCAACATGTTCGCCGGTGAAGTCATCTTCATTCTGATTGCCCTGCTGCCTTTCTGGGCCATCTGGCTGCTCGACGTGCCGTGGGCCATCTTCCACATCCTGGTGATCACTCTCCAGGCCTTCATCTTTACCATGCTCACCGTGGTCTATCTCAGCGCCGCGCACGAGCACCACTGA
- the mnmG gene encoding tRNA uridine-5-carboxymethylaminomethyl(34) synthesis enzyme MnmG translates to MKYPDRFDVIVIGGGHAGTEAALASARMGCQTLLLTHNIETLGQMSCNPAIGGIGKSHLVKEIDAMGGAMGLATDLGGIQFRVLNARKGPAVRATRAQADRVRYKAAIRGMLENQANLTIFQQAAGDLLVDNDTVRGVITESGIRLLAETVVLCTGTFLGGVIHIGLEQSRGGRAGDPPSNALAERLRALPFRVDRLKTGTPPRLDARSVDFSLLEEQPGDTPTPVMSFLGRRDMHPRQVSCHIAHTNERSHEIIFANLDRSPMYSGVIEGVGPRYCPSIEDKVHRFADKASHQVFIEPEGLDTHELYPNGISTSLPFDVQLQVVRSIKGLENAHITRPGYAIEYDFFDPRDLKHSLETKFIHNLFFAGQINGTTGYEEAGAQGLLAGLNAARRAKGLEAWWPRRDEAYLGVLVDDLITLGTKEPYRMFTSRAEYRLLLREDNADLRLTEAGRKLGLIDDMRWAAFSEKREAIERESARLKASWVQPGSAAAATLEAKIGKPLSREYSLLDLLKRPELGYGDVAHLTGEPVGDEAVAEQVQIQAKYQGYIDRQQDEIDKLKRHEATPLPTDLDYARVEGLSHEIRQKLAEARPETLAQASRISGVTPAAVSILLIHLKKRRLLDDTRVANG, encoded by the coding sequence TTGAAGTATCCCGACCGCTTTGACGTCATCGTCATCGGCGGCGGCCATGCGGGAACCGAAGCCGCTCTGGCCTCCGCCCGCATGGGCTGTCAGACCCTGTTGCTGACCCACAACATCGAGACTCTCGGGCAGATGTCCTGCAATCCCGCCATTGGCGGCATCGGCAAGAGCCATCTGGTCAAGGAGATCGATGCCATGGGCGGTGCCATGGGCCTGGCCACCGACCTGGGTGGGATCCAGTTTCGCGTGCTCAACGCACGCAAGGGCCCGGCAGTGCGAGCCACCCGAGCCCAGGCCGATCGTGTCCGCTACAAGGCCGCCATCCGCGGCATGCTCGAGAATCAGGCCAACCTGACGATCTTCCAGCAGGCCGCCGGCGATCTGCTGGTGGACAACGACACCGTGCGCGGTGTGATCACCGAGAGCGGCATCCGCTTGCTGGCCGAGACGGTGGTGTTGTGTACCGGAACCTTCCTCGGCGGGGTGATCCACATCGGCCTCGAACAGAGCCGCGGCGGTCGCGCCGGCGATCCGCCCTCCAATGCCCTCGCCGAACGCCTTCGCGCGCTGCCGTTCCGGGTCGACCGGCTCAAGACCGGGACGCCGCCGCGGCTGGATGCCAGGAGTGTGGATTTCTCGCTGCTCGAGGAGCAGCCGGGCGACACCCCGACACCGGTGATGTCCTTCCTGGGTCGGCGCGACATGCATCCGCGCCAGGTGAGCTGCCACATCGCCCACACCAACGAGCGTAGCCACGAGATCATCTTCGCCAACCTCGACCGCTCGCCGATGTACTCCGGCGTGATCGAGGGTGTCGGGCCGCGTTACTGCCCGTCGATCGAAGACAAGGTGCACCGCTTCGCCGACAAGGCGAGCCACCAGGTCTTCATCGAGCCCGAGGGGCTCGATACCCACGAGCTCTACCCCAACGGCATCTCCACTTCGCTGCCCTTCGACGTGCAGCTCCAGGTGGTGCGCTCGATCAAGGGACTCGAGAATGCGCATATCACCCGGCCCGGTTATGCCATCGAGTACGATTTCTTCGATCCGCGCGACCTCAAGCACTCGCTGGAAACCAAATTCATCCACAACCTGTTTTTCGCCGGGCAGATCAATGGCACCACTGGCTACGAGGAAGCCGGCGCCCAGGGGCTGCTCGCCGGGCTCAACGCCGCCCGCCGCGCCAAGGGGCTCGAGGCCTGGTGGCCGCGCCGCGACGAGGCCTACCTCGGCGTGCTGGTCGACGACCTGATCACCCTGGGCACCAAGGAGCCCTACCGCATGTTCACCTCGCGCGCCGAGTACCGGCTGCTGCTGCGCGAGGACAACGCCGACCTGCGCCTGACCGAAGCCGGCCGCAAGCTTGGCCTGATCGACGACATGCGCTGGGCGGCGTTCAGCGAGAAGCGCGAGGCGATCGAGCGCGAGAGCGCTCGGCTCAAGGCAAGTTGGGTCCAGCCCGGCAGTGCCGCGGCGGCTACCCTCGAAGCGAAGATCGGCAAGCCGCTCTCCCGCGAGTACAGCCTGCTCGACCTGCTCAAGCGGCCCGAGCTCGGCTACGGTGACGTGGCTCACCTCACCGGCGAGCCGGTCGGGGACGAGGCGGTCGCCGAACAGGTGCAGATCCAGGCCAAGTACCAGGGCTACATCGACCGTCAGCAGGACGAGATCGACAAGCTCAAGCGCCACGAGGCGACGCCGTTGCCGACCGATCTCGACTATGCCCGGGTCGAGGGCCTCTCCCACGAGATTCGCCAGAAGCTCGCCGAGGCTCGCCCCGAAACCCTGGCCCAGGCATCGCGGATCTCCGGCGTGACCCCGGCGGCAGTGTCGATCCTGCTGATTCACCTGAAGAAGCGCCGTCTGCTCGACGACACACGGGTGGCCAACGGATGA